The nucleotide window TGAGCAGAATTACACTGAAGCTTTTCGGAGTGCAGATGCAAACATAAAGTGAGGAGGAACACCGAGGAAAAAAAACGCTGTGCATGaaattttaattgtgttttctttGAGTTGGGATGACATGTTAGTGAACTTGTAGGTGATGACCTCATGGTTGAGGAAAGTATGTGATTGGATGTCTAACAAGACTGGCACACGTCACAACTGCAACATGTTCATCCTGCTGGattaataatactaataatgataatgatcatttgttttaattcaaCTACACCTCCATAGAGGTTTGAGGGATGACAGGTGAGGTTAAATGGTACAGtcatactgtttgttttttaaatagttaaatccATTCATCAGTTCAgtcattaattaaattaatcattAATGTATCCAGAAGCtattgatttaaaaacatttgtcttACTTTTCTGCCATGCTTTCCCTGTCCTTTTGCCACCTGTTTCCATGGTGCCATAATTGTCTATATGCCTGCGTGTGCTGAAGGCTACTTCTGGACTGTTGTGGCTGACTTGGGCTCACTGCGTcatctttaatatttttaagtgacaaaaatactaaaaaaaaaagaaaatgctgtgGCACGTAGCATACATCATGCTGGTTCAATCTGGAAAAAAATGTCCCAATTTTGCTAAtttttgtcccattttacctgaatgcATTAAGTAGTACTCAAATCCATTCCCATAAAAAGTAAgtagaagaagatatactttataaATCCCTGCggggaaattcaatttgttttcactctgttgtcatatacacacaggcccgaaatacacacacatacacaaacaggacctttaCATGCATTAAAGGGAAAGATGTTAGAGCAAGGGTGGGCCTTGGACAggcgccctgagcagttgggggctcagtgccttgctcaccttaggtgcccaggaggcaaactggcacctcttcaGCTACCAGATCACCTAGTGGACACTGTCCCACCTGCATGACTTGTAGAAACTATTCAAccagcgccatcatcaggtcaaacttTATATTCATCTAATATAACGGCAAATGACCGTCAAACTAGCTAATTTACCATCATGGCTAATtagaaaatgttagcatgctaacacgctaattTAAAGCTGTGAACAGCGAAAGAGGTAGCTACAACATTTTACCTGCTGTATGTTATGTCAAAATTGTCATTATGACCATGGTAGCATGCCGTCAGACGCAAATGTACCTGTCTAATTCGGAAATGTCTGCTAGCTACCATGTTAACATAAGCTGGTGAACCGACAAAGAGGTAGCCATATTATACCTGCTAAATTTCGCATTAGCATTTAGCGAACAAGCACAGCTACAGCAAGCCAACGTGCTAAAATGAGCTGATGAACCGAGAAAGAGGGAGCCATACCAATTTACCCCTGCCAAATATAGCATGGTGATATTAGCGTTTAGCGAACAAAAACAGCTACAGGAAGCTAGCAAACTAAAAAATAATACGGTGAACATGGAAAGAGGTAGCCATATTTTAACGTTACGTTACCTGCTAAACATAGCATggtgacattagcatgtagtgTAGCAACTAGCACAGCTACAGTAAGCTAACTAgatgctagcatggctgtagactctaaTTTTCAACTCAAGCATTTAAATttatttgaaactgtaaaaactgagACAAGAATAAGTTTCTgaaaagtgacattttttttaagctttgggtgaataacaataataataataataataataataatactaacatcacatttatcacatctacttttgtttttcaggtgACACAAATACACTTTCCATTAAAAGTTGAGACTAAAAATATATAACACACAACATTAATTACAAATTAGAagctagggatgcacaataatatcagcaTGTCCTCTGTATTGGCTgattttggctttaaaatgaccTATCAGTATCTGCTGACGTTATTTTTCACTATGatatatatcaatatcagtgtTGGTTATCAGTCAAAcaagttgttatatatcaggatatcagatatcggcaaaaaaatcctatattgtgcatccctattaACAGCAGTTCTGAAAAGTTGATTTTTGCTAAGTGTTTGAACAGGGACAGATTTGTGCAGTCTCAGATGTGTTTAGGGGGAGGGCTCTAGAAGGAGTAAATAAAACTACACTTATGTGTTCATGTTTCTGGAGACCCTCTGACACACCATCAAACATCTCTTGAGCTGGATGTTTGTGGTCCTCTTACTGTTTACCATCTTTTTTTAGTTATGCTTCATGCCTACTCTGTTTCCCTGTCCTGTGTCTTGTCCCTATTACCTCCCTGTCTTTCCTTCAAACAGACAGTAACTTTGTCCTGGGGAACGCTCAGGTCCAGTCCCTCTATCCCATAGTCTACTGCTCCGATGGCTTCTGTGAACTCACCGGCTTCGCCCGTGGCGAGCTGATGCAAAAGAGCTGCATGTGTCACTTCCTGTATGGCAGCGAGACCAGCGACCGCCTCACCTCTCAGATGCAGAAAGCTCTGGATGAACGTCGGGAGTTTAAGTCTGAAATCATTCTGTACAAGAAGAGTGGTAAGTTGGGATAGCTGCAGGATATTGTCAAGATAATCATGTTTAATACTGGCAGTGTCAGAGATGTCTTTTTGTCAGACCTGACATGTTTGGAGATTGCAGGGTAATTTCTTTTAAGGCTGGAAAATTCAAATCTCTTTTATTTGATCAGGCTCCAAGTTCTGGTGTCTGCTGGACATAGTGCCCATCAAGAATGAGAAGAGCGAGGTGGTTCTGTTCCTGGTCTCACAAAAGGACATTACAGAAAATAAGGACCTGGACCATGGCAATGAATCTGAAACTGGTGAGAGAAAGCATGAAAAATATAGTGAGGCATTTTCCAATTCCACTGTAATTCACATGAAATGATCCAACAGAGGGTTTGCAGCTGGGGCAAAAATCTATCAGCAGACATGACTGGTGTTGTTATGGAGGGGGTGTGGGAGCAGTCACCAAGCAATTTACCTGTTTTCCTCTCTCAGCAAAACAGCCCATCAATTCTTTTGTTCAGATTAATGGTTAATAATAAATTACAGTTTCTAGATCAAAGCTTAAAAGCCACAGATTTATACACAGGCAGTTTCTTTCACTATTTATTtctagttttgtgtcttttttcagaTGAGGAAACTGGCCTGGAGATCCGCCAGATCAGCCGCCCTCCAGGCTTCAACATGGAGCGCCGCCGCAGTCGCGCCGTCCTCTACCAGCTGTCTGGACACCTACAGAAACAGGACAAAACCAAGACCAAGCTGAAGATCAACAATGTGAGACATATTGTCCTACATTCCTTCTGTCCTAGTTAAGACTTGACCTGCTGTATTTCGTAAAGCATAACACTGAAAGTGATATTTTTAGAGGATAAATCATTTGAGTACAGTGACCCCATGGCTAATAAGGATTACACAGTGTCAGCAGATTAATTTTGAAGACTTGCATTTGCTAAAATGGGCGATTTGCATGTCCAAAAGTGTTTTCAAGGGCATCAATTTGCACTAGTTTCTCTGTCAGTAAGATGAAAACTTGTAAATTCAAGCAACAGAGATGAGACAAAATGTGCACTTGCAGTGTTATCTTAATGACCTGGGAATTAAGAGGGAAGAAATTAGCATAAAAGCTTTCATTAGTCATTTAAATTAATCATGAGGCTCGCTCATCAGGTGCTGTATCATGTTTAACAAGTTTCATCCTCTTGCATCAGCTAACCGATAACTTGATGCTCAGTTAAAACACCAGAGacacatatgttttttgtcatGACATAATGTGTTCGTACATGGCGTGCATAGGCATAGATTTTGGGGGGACGCTCCTCTTGATATTTATAACATATGGATTTTTCTCCCtgagtaaaaacatgaaaatagcaGAAGAGTTTTATCTTGACAAAATTACAGCGCccataaattgatgcataaaaattcaccagaatgcaggaaattaagtgttgacccacaaaatgtttgtttcttttactaAAGCTAGCGTACGTAACTTTACCTACCTAAACTTAACGACACCCAACCACGcttcttttcttaaacctaactaaagtaactttacttgcacCTAACCTATCTATCTCTGGGAGACGTTGTTTAGATATACTGTGAAGGCAACTTATTTTTGAATACTTTCTGTTTATGTTTCCAAGTTTaactaatttatttaatttaatattaaacTACTAGGAGTAGCAGTGCTGCTAATGATGTTAAAATATTTATGCTGGCCTGGCTGGTGGAGCTTCTCTTAAGCTACAGGGCTCCCAGTAGATAATAAGACAATCTATTATTAATCAATTTACACAGAAAATATACCCTCATATAGCTAATATGTCTTTTTCATcaatgtttgtgcatgtgcttCCATACATCACATTAAGAGTGTTCTTGGAGCCAATGCGAATCCAGTCCCAGAGTACAAGGTGGCAGATGTCCAGAAGTCCCGTTTCATCCTCCTTCACTATGGTGCATTTAAGGCCGGCTGGGATTGGCTCATCTTGCTGGCCACTTTCTATGTTGCTGTCACCGTTCCTTATAACGTCTGCTTCACTGCAGTGGAGGTACGAGAGGACGGCGCCTCAGCAGCACGTAACCCTCCAAGTGTCAGCGATATCTTGGTAGAGATACTTTTTATCATCGGTAAGGctgccttaatttttttttttttccttgttatcCTGAGGATGAAACTTTATTAAGCTTAAGCTACACAGGTAATACTggaatcagtttattcttggttttggtcttttcatggaatTAATCAACAATAAGAAAGAATATCACCAGACTCATCCTTTCACCTCTCGGCGTCTGtccatttatatatttttccacTTTCTCCTAATATCACTTTAAGGGGCACCTCCTTCCTGGTTTACAATAATAATCCAAACAAGCAGCTCTGAAACCACCACTCCTTCTCTCCTAATTGGCCCAGTTAGCCACACCATAGCCTGCACTGCCTCCAACTCCTCGTCTTGACGCACAAGAGCTGTATGCTAATTGGCCCTCCTTAACAATCTCCACATCCTTTCCGCTGTATCTCACCCCGCTGTGTCCCCTCCGGCAACTGAGTCCACTAATCCCGCTTGAGGAAGGCTTGTTAAAGCAGCGACAAGGGTCTAACTGGTTATAAAATAGTCTCACTTTAATACTGATGCTTCTATATGACCTGCATAAGCAAACAAGACTGTCAGCAAGAGATTGGATGTTCCCATATAGTTGTTCTTGTTGAttgttgtatgtatgtatgtatgtatgtgaataTTGCAGCTGTTTGCACTATACTGCCCAAGACGAATTTCCCCtgagggacaataaagtttatcttatcttatcttcttcattcatcttctaaccgcttcatcctcttgagggtcgtgggggggctggagcctatcccagctgacattgggcaagaggcggggtacactctggacaggtcgccagactatcgcagggctgacacatagagacaaacaaccattcacgctcacattcacacctacggacaatttagagttatcagttaacctagtccccaatctgcatgtctttggactgtgggaggaagccggagtgcccggagagaacccacgctgacacggggagaacatgcaaactccgcacagaagggctcccacacccgggatcgagccggcaaccctcttgctgtgaggcgacagtgctaaccaccacaccaccgtgccgccccttatcttatcttatcttatcttatcttatcttatcttaacttaATGCCTGCCCCCTGGTTGGATTCCCCTCAGAATCACATGGGCAAGCAGGCTGTAGAATATTgtatttttgacatgttttgtGGTTATGGATGACATTCCTCCTCCATTTAACGGAGGGCTCAACCAGAATTTAGCTGCTTGGTTGGCAAAGTTCCTAGTGCGCTTGCTCTGTGAAGATCTGGGTAATATTTTTACTTGGGAAGtcaaaatgttttggcttcatgcgccaccgAGCAACTTTCGTAGGAATTGATTGGGCCCCGTCTCCAGTACTGTATCTTCTTTTCTTACATACATGATGGAATTACTACCTCTTTTGTCCAGAGAGGGCGCCAAAggcaacacaaaatgaaaggTCCTTGTTGATTCAAAGTCATGTCTGTGGGGTAAAGttacatacagccagcagcatgttagcttagctcagcataaaagttggaaaacttgttgttttgtgtgaacAAATGAGATATAACTGATAAGCTTTGTGTTCCAGATATCGTGCTCAACTTCCGCACCACCTTCGTGAGCACGTCTGGCCAGGTCGTGTACGACGCCCGCTCCATCTGCATTCACTACGTCACATCCTGGCTGTTTGTGGATCTGATTGCCGCGTTGCCCTTTGACCTTCTCTACGCCTTCAATATCAGTGTGGTgggtctcacacacacgcacactgttCACACAAACAGCTATACAGGTCTGCTTGTTATATAATGTGTGCACATTTGGGAGAGTGCATATAAATCCTACATGTTTGACTGCTTGCACTTCTGCTTGCCTTTAGGTTTGATTTATGTGTATGTGATGTATAGGCAGAGGCTCTGTGGGCGCTCAGAGTGGTAATAGACATCATTCTTTTATCAGCTGCACTCTCCTGCTGTTTGACGCATGCTCAACATTAATTTAATAAGACCATGAAAGAGCCTGCATATGCAAATGTTATGCTACAAAGACGAGGCAAAGAAAACTGAGAGCtaataaaacattgtttttatgttCAACTTTTTGTTCATAATTTCTTGAAATCCTGCTCTCACTATTTGCTGTCTTGGCTGCAAGGGAAGAAAACTGAGAGTGTGAGCTTCAACAAGAAACTCATTATTAAGCAGCCAGTAATTAAGCTGATAAATGAGTACGCTGAGGACAAATTACAGGTAGAGGCGAGTAGATTAGCCAGATGATGCTGAGTGCAGAGCCTGCTAGCTGTTGTAAAGGATACAGTTTGATAGATAATGGATCACTGAATCTGAAGGGTCACAAGATGATTATATTGTAATGAGAACAAGGAAAATTCTCCTGAAAGCAAAACTATGTTAatttttcagacttttgactTTACTTTTGGCTTGACAGCAGGTCATGTGATAAGCTTGCAGTTTTTTGCTGCTGAATGGGCTTCAGGTAGAGCTGGATGTTGGTGTAATGGGTTTAAAGAGACTACTGGGTGTGCTCAGAAACAGAgggtgtttttgtctgtgattAATGCTGGAGTAGAGAAGAGATTTTACACAACTGTGCACAGAATTAAATTCTCTGAATGGATTCATGACCAAATATCCAGAGAATTAAATCCTTTCGGAGAGTAATCCATCTTTGTTGAAACCAGAGCTATTCAGTTAACAGAGCACCTATTGAGCACCAAAACATGCAGGGCATTGCAGCCAGTTTATACGGAGGTGAGGGAGGAAATCAATAAAGGGACAATGTTTGATGAGGACATTTTTACTGCAAGACCACAGGAATTCTTTCAGTAGGAGATGATAATGGCAGCAATGTTCTCTGAATGTTTTCTGTGGCTTAAGCTgcaactgaaattaaaataactcTAAATTCATCTTGCGCTAAATTTGGTGTCCTGGTCTTAGATGGATTATTGAACGGGCCTACCAGGCACAAGCCCAAGGGCTCGACCCCCTGGCCCTCACCTGCGAAATGTTGCTTGAAGAGACATGTACTGATGTAGGAGACACTCAaaaggaccacaaagagacacaaaacaactacaaagagatgcaaaacagctgaaGAGACTTTAGTGACTGctaagagatacaaaacaactacaaaaagattcaaaatgattacaaagactgcaaagagactcaaaatggccACCAAGAGTAAagaaacaactacagagagacacaaattaatgatgaagagacacaaaacaaccacaaagagactcaaaatgatgatgactcaaaatgactgctaagagacacaaaagtattACAAGAAGACTCAAAAtttctacaaagagacacagagcaactacaaagagactcaaaatggttgcaaagagacacaaaactacaacgaagagactcaaaacaactacaaagtgacacaatatGACCACtaagagacgcaaaacaacaaaaaagagatgCCAAATGACTATGATGCGACACAATACATCTacaaagagatttaaaatgactacaaagcaacacagagagactcaaaataaccactaagagacacaaaactactacaaagggacacaaaatgactgcaaagagacacaaagcaactacagagacaaaacatgaccactaagagacacaaaactactactaagaaacacaaaatgactacaaagagacacagaacaacagcTGAGATGTGTTATAACTGCAAAGAGATGCATATGTCTTGCTCCAATGTAGGATGGATGGTGGgccctctgcatgtctgtgctcAGGTGCCCATTGTCTCATCATCCATCCATGGTCCTGGAATATTTCTGATCCCATCTGAGTGACAAGGTTTTGACTGTTTTTCTGCACCATGAACGAGAGGGTGGGGCTTGTTCCCCAGTGATACAGCGCACTGTCAAGATGTCTGATTAAAATTCTCAGTGTGCATGAGTAATTTCTGATGGGCTCCGGATGGGTAACTCTTAAAATTAATCATGAAATATGGTTGTGATTTATAGTCCGCAGTACCTATCCAGGAGTAACTAATCTCATTCCACTGAGCTCCATTTTGTGTATCATGTGTTAGATGTGTTCATACCTTCAAATCCATGACTCCTTTCTCTCCCAGAACTTCGGGGTTCACCTGCTGAAGACGGTGCGCCTCCTCCGCCTCTTGCGCCTCCTGCAGAAGCTGGATCGTTACTCTCAGTACAGCGCCGTGGTCCTCACTCTGCTCATGTCCACGTTCGCCTTACTGGGCCACTGGATGGCCTGCATCTGGTATTTCATCGGACGCAGCGAGATTGAAAATAATAGCCCCGCCTCCTGGGATATAGGTTTGTGTCTGACCCTAATCATTGGAAAGATGGAGACCAAAACGAAGATCATCTGTGTCATTTTTACAGATTCAAAGCAGATTATGAAGACATGCTTGTATACACTCagcatgtggtgtgtgtgtccttttacTGAGAAAACACTTCTAATTATGGAGATCTGTTTCCTCTCCTACTGTGCTCACAACAATACTGCGAGGTGCATGAGGTGATGGAGGCTGTTTAAATCAGCAATGTGGAATGAGACAGGAGGAGAAACTATACAGAGAAGGCCTCCACTGATTCACAGATGTAGATGTGCACAGATGTGCTCATGGGGCGGCTATGGCTCAGGTGGAAGAGCGGGTCATCCATTAATTGTAGGGTTGGTAATTGAGCGAAACACTGAACCCTAAATTGCTTCCGATGAGCAGGGCAGCGCTCCATTATTCTTGCTTAATGAGTGTGTATGCATGGGTGAATGAGAGGCTTTTAAAGACGCTTTGTCCTCCCCGGCTTGAAAAGCAGGGTATAAACACTATCCATTTACCATTACACATCACAATCAAACTCCAGTGCTTTTAGTCCTCAGAGGAAAAATTCATGACCGCAgcattcacattaaaaaaaaacagacattccTGGAGGTTGTAATATATGAAAATGTTGTCAGTTATACaaaatgatatttaaaaatgaaacattttcctGACTCTTTTGACTCTTCTTATGCCTTAAGGCTTTTGTACACCAAGTCCTTACTTTTCATCTGAACAGGAGGCACGGTATCATTTTATAACTTAAATTTGAACAGGTCCTCCAtgactctcactctcactcaaaGATTGACACCCATAAACATCCCGAACAAcccaaaataagaagaaaataagaaaatacaggcagaaggCAGAGTATGTGCAGAGACAGACACTGCAACACACTGCTTGCGGTcatcataagtgatgattggaagggattacttttgtgtgAGTCTTTACTGTATGAGACAAGCAGACAAATTTAGAAAGTAGTCAAAAACTTTGCAGCAGGCATACATGCAAATTAAAGCTGACATTATCAGAAAAACTAGCGTACAGTGTGGCCTGtactcccaaatacaaaaacactgatataaTTACTTTGCCCTTCCAGCCTCACTGCTAATGAAGTCTTCTAGTAACAGTAATCTAACAATAGATCTCATTAAACTGACAAACTCTTGTTGCCTGCTCCTCTTCCCACCAGGCTGGCTCCATGAACTGGCCAAACGCTTGGGAACACCATACTTCCTGTCACCGCTGACCTCCCTGTTGGGAGCCTCTGATTTGCCTCAAGGTACCATGACAGCAGGACTGACCAATTACAGCCAGTGGAACGGCTCAGGGTTGAACGGGGTGGGTTTGCTGGGTTCAGGCCAGTGGAACGGCAGCAGGACGAGAGTGAGGACGCCCAGCGGCTCTGGGACGACACTGAGCGGCGGCCCGTCGGTCAGGAGCTCCTATGTGACATCGCTGTACTTTGCCCTGAGCAGTCTGACCAGTGTGGGCTTCGGCAACGTTTCGGCCAACACAGACTCTGAGAAGATCTTCTCCATCTGCACCATGCTGATTGGAGGTGGGCTCAACACCTTTTTTGCCCTTTTTATATCAATTACTTACCCCATGTTACGTGGAATTTTAGAAGAaagcatctgtttacaaactctcgcACAAATCATGCAGTattatccaagtctcatttatccagttgtatgttcAATACTTCCAAGGCggacagccctttctgatggggagctaaaaatgttttctggtgcttttgtctctctgtccatAGCATTAATGCACGCTGTGGTGTTTGGTAATGTGACCGCCATCATCCAGAGGATGTACTCACGCCGCTCCCTCTACCACACCCGCACCAAGGACCTGAAGGACTTTATCCGGGTGCACCGGCTGCCCAAGGCCCTTGAGCAACGCATGATGGAATGTTTCCAGACGACCTGGTCTGTCAACAACGGCATCGACGTCAGCGAGGTAGGAGGGACTCCCTGTACATTTAGTGATTAAATGTAACAGGCACATTTCTGAAAATATTCTATTAATGTTAGAGATGGGTAAATGACCTCTGGGAGTTGGATTGACCTTGCCAGTTAAAATGGGATTGGCTTCTGAAATTGAAAGTGCAAATCCAGCGACTTGCCCTCCTACCAGACAAAGTCACTGAGAGGATTTgggttttgttttgggtttctaTCACGCTGGGCCAGCTATCTTAATTTCATGGATTAATGACCTCATAGACACTAAACTCACTCTTGATGTGTTTTACCGTGGCTTTAAATCTAGATAATCCTTTTTAAAGAGATAACATGATGGGGGACGCTAATACTTTAAGGTAATAACCCACAACTTTCCCTTGCAACGATTTTTGATTCGCTGCTGTTTCTCATACAGTGGAAATTCATtctatagtatagtatagtatggtataGTATATAGAGGTgatatttgagtaaatgtacataATGGAAAAACCTCATCCAGAAACTGTCATGCACGTGTCAGCTGGTTGTGACTACGTGGGAAAGTGAAAAGGTTCTGTTACCTCCACCTTcccacacattcacattcaaaTGATGACACACAAAGGAGAGAAGCCGCCAAAGCTAAAAGAGAGACAAGGATTCTCCATAGTTTGCTGTCACATTGTGctttgtgtatctttgtttcactgcagagggaaaatgtgtttttctaatTCCCTTCACAGCTGCTGAAGGACTTCCCCGATGAGCTGAGGGCTGACATCGCCATGCATCTGAACAacgagctgctgcagctgccgcTCTTTGAGTCGGCCAGCAGGGGGTGTCtgcgctccctctctctcatcaTCAAGACCTCCTTTTGCGCTCCTGGAGAGTTCCTCATACGCCAGGGCGACGCCCTCCAGGCGATCTACTTCGTATGCTCGGGCTCTATGGAAGTATTGAAGGACAACACTGTGCTGGCCATTCTgggtaaacaacaaaaaacagctgataTTTTGTGTTAGAGGTGCAGTCAGTGATTCTAATTCAGCAAAAATCTCCTCATGGTCTGCTAGCTGTCcgttctgtttgtgtgtgctaaaaaaaaaaatctgctgttcACACACAGCCCTGGCTTGATAAATGGGAAACAAACTATTCCAGCCAATCAGTGACAGGGGCTGTTCAGACATGTGTACCAGACAGGGGAAAGGCCATGGATGTATAGACAGAGAGGCAGTGGGAGGGAGAGGACGCACTGACTGGAGGGTGTATTTGTTTGGGTGCTGAGTTCAAGTATCAGAAATCTTTCCCCAAAATCGCTGACTCCACCttttaagtatatttttttatagtaTTAAATATGAGTTTAATTTTGATTATAACAAACCAAACTTTTCAAAGATTTTGAACAAATGCTCCAAAAACAGCAATAAGCTGATGtagtataataaataaaactatcAATACCAGACATCAGAAGCCCAAAGTGGTTTCTTAAAATGATATAACATTATCAGAATCACTGGCCACAATATTAGGTACACCTGACTGGTTTTGGGTTGGATCCCCTTTAGCCTTCTgtcttaattcttggtggcacagattcaacaaggttctggaaacattcctcacagATTTTGGTCCGTATACAGTAGAgttgatagcatcacacagttgctgcagatttgtcggctgcacatccctGATGTGAatctgttccaccacatcccaaaggtgctctattggattgagagctggtgactgtggaggccattggagtacagtgaactcattgtcatgttcaagaaaccagcttgagatgatttgagctttgtgacatggtgcgttatcctgctggaagtagccatcagaagatgggtacactgtggtcataaagggatggacacggtcagcaataATACTCAGGAAGGCTGTGGCGTTTAAACGATGCTCAGTTGAACAAGTGTACCTAATGAAGTGGCAGAtgactgtatatacagtacatgtagtTTATGCTGACACATTGACAGTGACTAATATATTGACAtcaaagctgtagttggtaacttttggAAGAATAACTTGAcgtatttgctgaaactgtcactgcagccACACGGCACTACATGAGACAgatatgtgtaaaaagtcatCTTCCTCTGTCCTCTCAAATTGTTTGTGTCATATTGTATGATACTGTGTatatgtagtgacagtttcagcgtATATGaccaaatgttatttttataaaaggtaccaactgtagctttgaaAATGCTTGTATTAAATATTTCAAACATGATATAGTATACAGTACATGCCAAACACACCACTGAggttcagcaccatggacagctccATTACTGCCTCTGACAGACCTGCTCAGATCCAGGTTAAATAAGTAGGTAAGTACACCAATGGCCCACGCTCCCATGGGAGGTGAGTTTTTGGGTTTGGGTCAAGCCTCCTGTTGGGCCTGCATTCT belongs to Epinephelus lanceolatus isolate andai-2023 chromosome 24, ASM4190304v1, whole genome shotgun sequence and includes:
- the LOC117254755 gene encoding voltage-gated delayed rectifier potassium channel KCNH8-like, with the translated sequence MPVMRGLIAPQNTFLDTIATRFDGTHSNFVLGNAQVQSLYPIVYCSDGFCELTGFARGELMQKSCMCHFLYGSETSDRLTSQMQKALDERREFKSEIILYKKSGSKFWCLLDIVPIKNEKSEVVLFLVSQKDITENKDLDHGNESETDEETGLEIRQISRPPGFNMERRRSRAVLYQLSGHLQKQDKTKTKLKINNSVLGANANPVPEYKVADVQKSRFILLHYGAFKAGWDWLILLATFYVAVTVPYNVCFTAVEVREDGASAARNPPSVSDILVEILFIIDIVLNFRTTFVSTSGQVVYDARSICIHYVTSWLFVDLIAALPFDLLYAFNISVNFGVHLLKTVRLLRLLRLLQKLDRYSQYSAVVLTLLMSTFALLGHWMACIWYFIGRSEIENNSPASWDIGWLHELAKRLGTPYFLSPLTSLLGASDLPQGTMTAGLTNYSQWNGSGLNGVGLLGSGQWNGSRTRVRTPSGSGTTLSGGPSVRSSYVTSLYFALSSLTSVGFGNVSANTDSEKIFSICTMLIGALMHAVVFGNVTAIIQRMYSRRSLYHTRTKDLKDFIRVHRLPKALEQRMMECFQTTWSVNNGIDVSELLKDFPDELRADIAMHLNNELLQLPLFESASRGCLRSLSLIIKTSFCAPGEFLIRQGDALQAIYFVCSGSMEVLKDNTVLAILGRGDLIGSDCLTQEEVIKTNACVKALTYCDLQYISLKGLREVLCLYPDYAQKFITEIQHDLTYNLREGHNAEGDCESNGGIMKKLPSIKEDEEGSGSEGERSPLPKIPALGRLGRGLCSPLRSPLRSPLLPARTFRPVSDHTRPASLQIPVVSFSCLQPDLSPRFVDGIETEHQSGSAHKFDFSPSATQSFLPSPDSAASGAHDESNTMETIAKLKHEMSVLSHQVTAVSQELQEMTRLLKPLFHNPSTLLIASAVTPPPSVSSHSCSPAPPLLTQHAPVDCSDNQNPPSLLVPEPSSPQPSMTKALQGEFDPLHCPPITSHNPLFPHHASTAPLVSHRSAPPSLNSSPHEHTLVPHPSSFIPSLSSSSHPSFITPLLVDLSGPDSGQPQSHPPLQFHSQFTSPSYPQPDLQSSSMASHTRESLSNLQEVEWGEHTAQLSFINEGQPSV